The following are from one region of the Melitaea cinxia chromosome 7, ilMelCinx1.1, whole genome shotgun sequence genome:
- the LOC123655002 gene encoding corticotropin-releasing factor-binding protein — translation MIAEPDKRIQVIFNYLDVPCDNGGLVAWIDGWELNGQVWPADSWDDDRVVESCDSRPQRKLVSRQNAALVQYRVPARGKGFAITIRHLRNARPCNLMLFGSEGVYTLRNHGETGNCSMLAVSPTAVRVLDLNIGQSIKKGTLLNVETGTISRCTKRGLVDYADIGGASGLDHTKMEIYDSICGLDSNEAHRPILIACEDTVVRLVSSGRYQNSITVAFSSLPFEHYEHADLICGINDI, via the exons ATGATAGCAGAGCCTGATAAGCGAATTCAGGTCATATTTAACTATCTAGATGTACCATGCGACAACGGCGGCTTAGTAGCG TGGATTGATGGCTGGGAGCTGAATGGGCAAGTCTGGCCAGCTGATTCGTGGGATGATGACAGAGTTGTCGAGTCTTGTGACAGTCGACCCCAACGCAAATTGGTCTCCCGACAGAACGCTGCCTTAGTACAATATCGTGTACCGGCTCGCGGCAAAGGATTCGCGATCACTATAAGACATTTAAGGAATGCAAGGC CATGCAACTTGATGCTGTTCGGATCTGAAGGTGTATACACGTTGCGTAACCACGGCGAAACTGGGAACTGCTCCATGCTTGCTGTTTCTCCAACCGCGGTCCGCGTTCTGGACCTTAACATCGGGCAGTCTATTAAAAAAGGAACGCTATTGAATGTGGAAACTGGAACCATTTCTCGT TGCACAAAGCGTGGCCTTGTGGACTACGCGGATATTGGGGGAGCCAGCGGCCTTGACCACACCAAAATGGAAATCTACGACAGTATATGTGGTCTAGACTCGAACGAAG CGCATCGTCCAATACTAATCGCGTGCGAGGACACAGTCGTCCGACTGGTCTCCAGCGGGAGATACCAGAATTCGATCACCGTGGCATTCTCTTCACTTCCCTTCGAACACTATGAACACGCTGATTTGATCTGCGgaattaatgatatttaa